Proteins encoded in a region of the Isosphaeraceae bacterium EP7 genome:
- the egtD gene encoding L-histidine N(alpha)-methyltransferase: MKSTTLTKGDRARNPSARAPFLDDLIAGLGRTQKEISCKYFYDEHGSDLFDQICDLDEYYPTRTELSILRDHAPEMAHELGEDIALIELGSGSSLKTRLLLAALRTPRAYIPVDISAEHMVRSAGSLADTFPGLRIMPVAADFTENLPIPHTGDPRARRVVYFPGSTIGNFQPRAARRLLRRIAEMVGPGGGLLIGFDLDKDPAVLIPAYNDRLGVTAEFNRNVLIRANRELGADFDLDAFEHRAVHVPEHERIEMHLVSLKPQAVTVGPATFDFAEGETILTEYSHKYSLEHIRAMTDDAGWSLGRQWLDPLGYFAVQHLTVA, from the coding sequence ATGAAATCAACGACACTCACGAAGGGCGACCGCGCGCGCAACCCCTCCGCGCGTGCCCCCTTCCTGGACGACCTGATCGCGGGCCTCGGCCGAACCCAGAAGGAAATCTCCTGTAAATATTTCTACGATGAGCATGGGTCGGACCTCTTCGACCAGATCTGCGACCTCGACGAGTACTACCCCACCCGCACCGAGCTATCGATCCTCCGCGACCACGCCCCCGAGATGGCCCACGAGCTGGGGGAAGACATCGCTCTGATCGAGCTGGGCAGCGGCAGCAGCCTGAAGACCCGGCTCCTGCTGGCGGCCCTGCGCACTCCCCGTGCGTACATCCCGGTCGACATCTCGGCGGAGCATATGGTGCGGTCGGCCGGCTCGCTCGCCGACACGTTCCCGGGCCTGCGGATCATGCCCGTCGCGGCCGATTTCACCGAGAACCTGCCGATCCCGCACACCGGCGACCCTCGGGCGCGACGGGTGGTCTACTTCCCCGGCTCGACGATCGGCAACTTCCAACCGCGTGCGGCCCGCCGCCTGCTGCGCCGGATCGCCGAGATGGTCGGTCCGGGGGGAGGCCTCCTGATCGGCTTCGACTTGGACAAGGACCCGGCGGTCCTGATCCCCGCCTACAACGACCGGCTGGGCGTGACGGCCGAGTTCAACCGCAACGTCCTGATCCGGGCCAATCGCGAGCTGGGGGCCGACTTCGACCTCGATGCCTTCGAGCACCGAGCGGTCCACGTCCCGGAGCATGAACGGATCGAGATGCACCTGGTCAGCCTGAAGCCGCAGGCCGTAACGGTGGGCCCGGCCACGTTCGACTTCGCCGAGGGGGAGACGATCCTGACCGAATACTCGCACAAGTATTCGCTCGAACATATCCGGGCGATGACCGACGACGCAGGCTGGTCGCTCGGCCGTCAGTGGCTCGACCCGCTCGGCTACTTCGCGGTCCAGCACCTCACCGTCGCCTGA